A genomic segment from Glycine soja cultivar W05 chromosome 20, ASM419377v2, whole genome shotgun sequence encodes:
- the LOC114402724 gene encoding uncharacterized protein LOC114402724, translating to MSRLRLGKKLQPAKKAWKSFSNKVQSKVQKLNIPKAIKTTFKRLLASLHSLHYLIRSRGRRRSLASNNYHVHVHVHSKKNISAISIDDLFTEPASSSVHAHDQGETSRGKEVIKKDLAEGSSDMNTIEDAWKALVAKSPQLHVDQKAEEFISKFREDMRLQKERSLLEFQEMLARGS from the coding sequence ATGTCTCGTCTGAGGCTAGGAAAGAAGCTCCAACCTGCTAAGAAGGCTTGGAAGAGCTTCTCCAACAAAGTGCAATCAAAAGTCCAAAAACTCAACATTCCTAAAGCCATCAAAACCACCTTCAAACGCCTTCTTGCCTCCTTGCACTCCCTTCATTACCTCATACGCTCGAGAGGTCGTCGTCGGTCTCTCGCTTCTAATAATTACCATGTTCATGTTCATGTTCATAGCAAGAAGAACATATCTGCCATAAGCATAGATGACCTCTTTACTGagcctgcttcttcttctgtgcATGCACATGATCAAGGGGAAACAAGCAGAGGCAAAGAGGTGATAAAAAAGGATTTGGCAGAAGGGAGCAGTGACATGAATACTATAGAGGATGCATGGAAGGCTTTGGTTGCTAAGTCACCTCAGCTACACGTGGATCAGAAGGCAGAAGAATTCATTTCCAAGTTTCGTGAAGATATGAGGCTTCAGAAAGAGAGGTCTTTGCTTGAATTTCAGGAGATGCTAGCCCGAGGTTCCTGA
- the LOC114402613 gene encoding uncharacterized protein LOC114402613, with amino-acid sequence MSRLRVGKKLEPAKKTWKSISKKVQSKVHKLNIPKSIEATFKHLLAILHSLHHLIPSRGRRRCSLPSNNYHVHHCKKNMSAIRIDNLFTEPSSVHAHDQGKTSRGKEVIIDSSMDTIEDAWKALVAKTPELHVDQKVEEFIAKFREEMRLQKERSLQEFLEMLA; translated from the coding sequence ATGTCTCGTCTGAGGGTAGGAAAGAAGCTTGAGCCTGCCAAGAAGACTTGGAAGAGCATCTCCAAGAAAGTGCAATCAAAAGTCCACAAACTCAACATTCCAAAATCCATCGAAGCCACCTTCAAACACCTCCTTGCCATCTTGCACTCCCTTCATCATCTCATACCCTCGAGAGGTCGTCGTCGTTGCTCTCTCCCTTCGAATAATTACCATGTTCATCATTGCAAGAAGAACATGTCTGCCATACGCATAGATAACCTCTTTACTGAGCCTTCTTCTGTGCATGCACATGATCAAGGGAAAACAAGCAGAGGCAAAGAGGTGATCATTGACAGTAGCATGGATACTATAGAGGATGCATGGAAGGCTTTGGTTGCTAAGACCCCCGAGCTTCACGTTGATCAGAAGGTAGAGGAGTTCATTGCCAAGTTCCGCGAAGAAATGAGGCTTCAAAAAGAGAGGTCTTTGCAGGAATTTCTGGAAATGCTAGCCTGA